The genomic DNA TCAGTTCTGGCCTTGATTACAGCTGCCATCCTTGTGATGCAGTCGCCGTACAGATTCAGGAGGTGGTTTTCCTTTCTTGATCCATTTAAGGATGCTCAGGACTCTGGATACCAGCTGGTTCAGTCCCTCTATGCCTTTGGTTCCGGTGGAATATGGGGCATGGGACTTGGTGAGGGCCGCCAGAAGCTGTTTTTTCTGCCTGAGGCCCACAATGATTTCATAATGGCGGTTGTCGGGGAAGAACTCGGGTTCATTGGCGTGTCCCTTGTCTTTGTCCTGCTGGGCATCATCATCTGGAGGGTGGTGGCCATATCCATCAGCCAGAATGAGCTGGTTGACAGGTTTGCCGGCTTTGGAATGGGCATGATTCTTATTATCGGCAGCCTGCTGAATCTGGCCGTGGTTCTGGGAATGGTGCCGCCCAAGGGATTGCCCATGCCTTTCATCAGTTACGGAGGGAGCAGTCTGCTTGTTTCCATGTTTTGCGCCGGGTTTTTACTGAACCTGTCAAGGGGACGGTGATGTTGAAGAGGGTTCTTGTTGCCACAGGCGGCACTGGAGGCCATATTTTCCCGGCTCTGGCCGTGGCTCAGAAGATCCTGGAGATGCATCCGGACTGCCGGGTCGTATTTGCAGGCGGCGAGTACGGTCCGGAAAGGGAAATTGTGACCAAGGCAGGGATCACATTCAAGTCATTTCCGGCCCGGGGGGTTCTGGGAAGAGGGTTTAAGTCTCTGGGGTCATTATTCTGGATGAGCAAGAGTCTTGTGCTTTCGCTGTTTTTTTTGCGCTCGTTCAAACCGGAAGTGGTGATCGGATTCGGGGGATATGCCGGATTCATGCCTGTCCTGGCTGCCAGATGGCTGAAGATACCAACGGCTATTCACGAACAGAACAGTCTGCCAGGGGTAACCAACAGGATACTTGGCAAAAAGGCGGACAGGGTGCTGCTCAGTTTTCCTGATGAAAACAGTTTTTTTCCGGCTCTAAAGGTTGTTGAAACCGGAAACCCTGTGCGCAGGGAGATTGTCCAGGGGGTAAAGGGCAATTCATCGATTCTGGGCCGGGTCAGACGGCTGCTGGTTGTTGGAGGAAGCCAGGGTGCAAAGGCCATAAACGATGCCGTACTGGCCAGTATCAAGGAACTCAAAGCCATGGACGTGGAGATATGGCATCAGACAGGACAGGTTGATTTTGAAAGGGTCAGTCAAGTTTATCAAAAAGAATATCCCCAGGCCAGGGTTGAACCTTTTATTGCGGACATGGCTGAAGCGTACAGTTTTGCAACCCTGGTCCTGTGCAGGGCCGGAGCCTCCACCCTGGCTGAACTGTGTGTGACCGGCAGACCGTCGATATTGATTCCTTTTCCCTATGCCACCCACAATCACCAGATGACCAATGCCAGGCATCTGGAACAGCAGGGGGCGGCTCTGGTCCTGGCTCAAAGCTATCTGCACGAGGTTAATCTGGCCAGGGTTGTCGGGGACCTCCTGGCAATGCCGGACAAGCTGAGAAGAATGAGCCGGGCCGCTCTTGAGGCCGGCAGGCCGGATGCGGCCCTGAAAATAGTTCAGGAATTGGAAAAAATAAGAAAAAAATCAAGTAAGTAGAATGAAAGGAAAGATAAACAGAATTCACATGGTCGGCATCGGCGGCTCAGGCATGAGCGGCATAGCCGAAGTCCTGCTCAATCTGGGATATGAGGTCAGCGGTTCAGACCTTTCAACCGGATCTGGAGTGACAAGATTGAAGAACCTGGGGGCCACAGTCTTTTCAGGACACCAGGCTGACAACCTAAAGGATGCCCAGGTACTGGTCAAATCCACGGCTGTTGGTGAGGACAACCCCGAGGTGATGGCTGCCAGGGAAAAAAATATTCCGGTCATCCCCAGGGCTGAGATGCTTGCTGAACTGATGCGTTTGAAGACCGGCATTGCTGTTGCCGGAACCCACGGTAAAACCACCACCACTTCATTTCTGGGTACAATATTTAAAGAGGCCGGGGTGGATCCCACCGTGATCATCGGCGGCCGGCTCAACTCTTACGGGAGTAACGCCCTCCCAGGAACTGGAGAGTACTTTATAGCTGAGGCAGACGAGTCCGACGGATCATTTCTTTGCCTTAAGCCCATCATGAACGTAGTGACCAATGTTGACGCTGACCATCTGGATTTCTACCGGGACCTGGATCAGATAAAGGACAGTTTTGTGACCTTTATGAACAGTGTTCCGTTTTACGGGATGAACGTGGTCTGCGGAGATGATCCCGGAGCAGAGTCATTGCTTCCGGCAGTCAACCGCCCGGTCATGACTTACGGGCTGACTGAGGGGAACAATATCCGGGCCGAGATTATAAATACAGTTTCCGGCTCAGAATTTAATGTCTTTGTTGAAGAACGGTTCTGGTCCAAAGTAAAGCTGAGTCATCCGGGTAAACATAATATTCTCAACAGTCTGGCTGCCATTGGCATATCCATTCATTGCGGACTGGACAAAGAGGACATAGTTTCCGGGCTGGCTTCCTTCGGAGGTGTTGGCCGCAGGTTCGAGATCAAGGGCGTCAGGGATCAGATCATGGTGGTTGACGATTACGGTCATCACCCCACTGAGATCAGGGCCACCATTGAAACGGCCAGGCAGTGCTATCCGGACCGGAGGCTGGTGGTTCTGTTTCAGCCGCACCGGTTTTCCAGGACCAGGGCTTTGTTCGGTGATTTCTGCAAAGTCCTGGCTGAAGCTGACGTCCTGCTTTTGACCGAAATATATCCTGCATCTGAAGCGCCTATTCCCGGAGTCAACAGTCAGAGCCTGGCCCAGGGAATCAAACAGATCAGCAGGACCAGGGTCAGCTTTTTTGAAGACCTGGACGAAGCAGGAGCTGGTTTAAAGGATGTGTTAAGGCCCGGGGATCTGTTCATTACCATGGGTGCAGGAACTGTCTGGAAAGTTGGAGAAAGTTTTTTAGGAAAGCGATGAAGGCAATACAGAACCCTGAACTTGGAACCATGTCCACCTTGAAGATGGGCGGGAAAGCCAGGATGGCTTATTTTCCCCAGGACTTCAGAGACCTGGAGAATCTGGCCAGAATGTGGCCGGAGCTGGGCCCGGAGGTCCTGATTGTGGGCAGGGGCAGCAACATCCTGTTCAGGGATGGTGTCAGGGATCTGGTCCTGGTGGGCTGGCAGGGAAAAGAACCTCCGGCAATGGTCAAGGAAGAAAGGGACAGTGTGCTGATCATGGCAGACGCCGGATCAAGCCTGCCCGGACTTATCAGGTGGTGTGCAGTCCATGGTTTTAGCGGTCTTGAAGGTCTGGCCGGCATTCCTGGAAAAGTGGGCGGGGCAGTAGCAATGAATGCCGGTTCTTATGGTACAGAGATCTGCACCATGCTGGAAAAAGTCACTGTATGGAGTCCAAGCCATGGAGTTGCTGATCTG from Desulfonatronovibrio hydrogenovorans DSM 9292 includes the following:
- the murB gene encoding UDP-N-acetylmuramate dehydrogenase produces the protein MKAIQNPELGTMSTLKMGGKARMAYFPQDFRDLENLARMWPELGPEVLIVGRGSNILFRDGVRDLVLVGWQGKEPPAMVKEERDSVLIMADAGSSLPGLIRWCAVHGFSGLEGLAGIPGKVGGAVAMNAGSYGTEICTMLEKVTVWSPSHGVADLEKDAFSHGYRNFRPNRAETGFIILKVWLRLGRDEAGVIKERIREYYSRKKKSQPVLQNTAGCVFKNPAGHDPAGMLLERIGFRGKIRGKVCFSRLHANFLVNAGQGRSQDALDLIQEAKTKVKQVYGVDLEMEIKVI
- the murG gene encoding undecaprenyldiphospho-muramoylpentapeptide beta-N-acetylglucosaminyltransferase yields the protein MLKRVLVATGGTGGHIFPALAVAQKILEMHPDCRVVFAGGEYGPEREIVTKAGITFKSFPARGVLGRGFKSLGSLFWMSKSLVLSLFFLRSFKPEVVIGFGGYAGFMPVLAARWLKIPTAIHEQNSLPGVTNRILGKKADRVLLSFPDENSFFPALKVVETGNPVRREIVQGVKGNSSILGRVRRLLVVGGSQGAKAINDAVLASIKELKAMDVEIWHQTGQVDFERVSQVYQKEYPQARVEPFIADMAEAYSFATLVLCRAGASTLAELCVTGRPSILIPFPYATHNHQMTNARHLEQQGAALVLAQSYLHEVNLARVVGDLLAMPDKLRRMSRAALEAGRPDAALKIVQELEKIRKKSSK
- the murC gene encoding UDP-N-acetylmuramate--L-alanine ligase; translation: MKGKINRIHMVGIGGSGMSGIAEVLLNLGYEVSGSDLSTGSGVTRLKNLGATVFSGHQADNLKDAQVLVKSTAVGEDNPEVMAAREKNIPVIPRAEMLAELMRLKTGIAVAGTHGKTTTTSFLGTIFKEAGVDPTVIIGGRLNSYGSNALPGTGEYFIAEADESDGSFLCLKPIMNVVTNVDADHLDFYRDLDQIKDSFVTFMNSVPFYGMNVVCGDDPGAESLLPAVNRPVMTYGLTEGNNIRAEIINTVSGSEFNVFVEERFWSKVKLSHPGKHNILNSLAAIGISIHCGLDKEDIVSGLASFGGVGRRFEIKGVRDQIMVVDDYGHHPTEIRATIETARQCYPDRRLVVLFQPHRFSRTRALFGDFCKVLAEADVLLLTEIYPASEAPIPGVNSQSLAQGIKQISRTRVSFFEDLDEAGAGLKDVLRPGDLFITMGAGTVWKVGESFLGKR